In Schistocerca cancellata isolate TAMUIC-IGC-003103 chromosome 7, iqSchCanc2.1, whole genome shotgun sequence, a genomic segment contains:
- the LOC126092920 gene encoding mucin-1-like: protein MFRRFRRWLPCCTTGEGSEADDPPEEKTAPGHPLDSMEEPALATTAASPATSPTATLQVSPATLPDTGGEPAEATREEASPPASPSAVPVERPAAPQVVAPAASPATTGVAKEATTQLEYPAVLPSTTQLEPAAATHMASPTTSPSTTHVSSDVTQVTSATTIKVALPPTTRAILRGSSPGKTEVASPADYLNTKRVASLPLEQLVSKASPSASTQISSAIPIACYGMHPITSPVARYNTRQGSKPVARYSTRCVTSPAAGYSTHPVTSPAARFSTRCATSPAARFSTHSVTSPAARFSTRCATSPAARYNTCSVTSPAASYNMIRVARF from the exons ATGTTTCGCCGGTTTCGCCGGTGGCTGCCCTGCTGTACCACTGGGGAGGGGAGCGAGGCAGACGACCCGCCGGAGGAGAAGACCGCCCCTGGCCACCCACTGGACAGCATGGAG GAGCCAGCATTAGCAACAACAGCGGCGTCACCAGCCACGTCGCCCACGGCAACACTGCAGGTATCGCCAGCCACGTTGCCGGACACAGGAGGAGAGCCAGCAGAAGCCACAAGAGAAGAGGCGTCTCCACCTGCGTCACCATCCGCAGTACCAGTTGAACGACCAGCTGCACCACAAGTGGTTGCACCAGCCGCGTCACCAGCCACAACAGGAGTGGCCAAGGAGGCCACAACACAACTGGAGTATCCAGCCGTATTGCCATCCACGACACAACTTGAACCAGCAGCTGCTACACACATGGCATCTCCCACCACGTCCCCATCTACAACACATGTCTCGTCAGACGTGACACAAGTGACGTCGGCGACTACAATTAAAGTGGCGTTGCCACCCACAACGAGAGCAATTCTTCGAGGCTCATCGCCAGGCAAAACAGAAGTTGCGTCACCAGCAGACTATCTAAACACAAAACGTGTAGCCTCATTACCTTTAGAGCAGTTGGTGTCCAAAGCATCGCCGTCAGCCTCCACACAAATATCATCCGCCATCCCCATTGCCTGCTACGGCATGCATCCTATCACCAGTCCTGTTGCCAGATACAACACCCGTCAAGGCTCCAAACCTGTTGCCAGATacagcacacgctgtgtcaccagtcctgctgctggATACAGCACACAtcctgtcaccagtcctgctgcccgattcagcacacgctgtgccaccagtcctgctgcccgattcagcacacacagtgtcaccagtcctgctgccagattcagcacacgctgtgccaccagtcctgctgccagataCAACACGTGttctgtcaccagtcctgctgctagCTACAACATGATTCGCGTCGCAAGATTCTGA